The sequence CGGCAACACGGGTGCCCTTACGAAGTTGAAGGCTAAAATAGACTCCATGTGTGCAGACTTTGGATTTTTCTACGCAATAGGGGACAGTGTTTTTCGTGAGCAGAAAGGCGCCATCCGGACCAACTGTCTCGATTGTTTGGACCGTACTAATTGCGTTCAGACTTACTTAGGATTGGAAGTTCTCAGTGAACAAATTCTTCAAATGACTGCGCTTCCTGAAAAGAAGCAACAGATTAACTCTAGATTTGAGGAAGTATTCCGTCAGATGTGGATAAACAACGGTAACGAAGTTAGTAAAATCTACGCTGGAACCGGTGCTATACAAGGCGGTTCCAAGCTGATGGATGGAGCTCGGTCTGCTGCCCGAACCATCCAAAACAACTTGCTTGACAGCTCCAAACAGGAAGCCATCGATGTTTTACTGGTCGGTTCGACGCTTAGCTCGGAGTTGGCGGATCGTGCTAGAATCCTGCTACCGTCGAATATGCTTCATGGTGaataagcaatttttttttcattatggaaataataattttttcttaATCCCATTAATTCAAGCTCCCACGCCTGTtctgcgggaaatgtgccggcGCTATGAGGAATTTGTTGATCCACTGGACATTCGAATCGCCTGTGGAACATACAACGTGAATGGCGGTAAGCACTTTCGAAGTGTTGTCTACAAGGATGTGTCATTGGCCGATTGGCTTCTGGATTGCCACCGATTGGCCAGATCGAAATGTAAGATTGAACAGATTGTATTTCGTTCGAAGTGTAATTTTGAGCAACTTCTTTATGTTTCAGCTCTTGTAGATGTTAGTCATCCAGAGGATACAGACGAAACACCGATAGATATCTTTGCAATCGGATTTCAAGAAATAGTAGATTTGAACGCCTCAAACATTGTGGCCGCCAGGTAGGAGCGTGCTTTCGTTGTTAAACCGTAGCCTAGAATGTCATATTGTTTTCGTTACAGTTCGGACAACGCCAAAGCCTGGGCTGAGGAGCTGCAGAAGGTGATCAGTCGAGACGAGGAATATGTGCTCCTGACATATCAGCAGTTGGTTGGAGTTTGTCTGTATATCTACATCCGACCAAAGCATGCGCAATTCATCCGAGATGTTGCCATCGATTGCGTTAAAACGGGACTGGGAGGTGCAACTGGAAATAAAGGTGCTGCGGCAATTCGTTTCGTCATCCATGGAACATCGATTTGCTTTGTTTGTGCTCATTTTGCTGCCGGACAGTCGCAGGTTGCCGAGCGCAATGCAGACTACGCGGAAATCACACGGAAGATTGCGTTCCCGATGGGCCGTTCATTGAAGTCCCACGACTACATTTTTTGGTGTGGCGATTTTAACTACCGAATCGATATGGATAAAGATGAGTTGAAGGAGTTACTGAAACAGGGCGACATCGGGTCCGTGCTGCAGTACGACCAGTTGAGAATTCAACAGAACACCGGAAGTGTGTTCAATGAGTTTCTGGAAGGGGAAATATCATTTCCTCCGACGTACAAATACGACTTATTCAGTGATGATTACGATACGAGTGAAAAATGTCGGGCACCGGCTTGGACTGATCGCGTTTTGTGGCGACGACGTAAGCAAAGTCCGGACGCTGATAAACATCCGGATTGGAATCCTGGCAACTTGGTACACTACGGACGCGCTGAATTGAAACAAAGTGACCATCGACCAGTGATTGCGATAATCGATATAGGAATTTGCAAAATCGATCAGCAACGAAGATCGCAAGTGTTCAATGATGTGATTAGAGACTTGGGACCCCCGGACGGGACCATTCTCATTCAAGCAACGAACCCCTCTAACAGCGGTGCTGATTCCGGAGACGAAGACGAAGGTAGTATCTACGATGAGAATTTGATGAGTGCTCTGATCCAAGAGCTCACACAAATTGGAGAAGTGACCCTAGTAAGATTCGTCGGTGACACGATGTGGGTCACATTCCGTGATGGGCAGTCAGCGTTAACTGCTGCACTGAAGCAGTTTGTTCAAGTTTGCGGAGTGAGTCTTTCTATcaaactgaaaaccgaaaactgGATTCAACGAGTAGAGAAAGAAATTCTTCTCTGTACACCAAATACTGTGAGCTTTTGCAATAACGAAATGGGTGATTATAACAGTCTCGGCATCCCGGAAGTTCCTTCACGTCCCAAGAGTCCACCCACTCATCAGCAAGCGCCATCGCGACCGGCTCCGCCGGGTCGGCCACCGATGCCAAAATCACCTCAAGCATCACCAAAACATCAGCCCACCCATCATCACCATCCGAAGGCCGGTGTAATTAGTTTAGGGGCAGAAGTATTACTAGCTTCGAAGCTGCAACAAAAGCCAGTCATGCCACCGGTACCGTTAGTGCCATCGTCCACACCTTCCAAAACAACTCCTCCCATCGAGGAATACGCCAGCTCTAGTCCGATCACAGGTTCGCCTGTCCATGGTCCTACTTCCTCGACCGGCACGCCTACCCAAGATACAGGAGCAATCTATGAGGAAATCAGCGATGATATTGTTAGCATCATTCCGTCAGCTCCGATTTGTTGTTTTCATATCTAATCACCATCCCACTTTACAGGCCATACCTGAACCGAGAGGGCCTCCTCCGCCTCCACCACGCTGCGACGTGTACGATTTGGATGTAGTAAGCAACAGTAAACCAAACAAGTCATCTCCTCCAGGAACATCCGGCAGTTCCGGTGCAGGCTCACCACAATCCTCGCTACCCCCGGGAACTCCTAAAACCAATCCTCCTCCGTTACCCATGCGACGAGGTATGCCACCTCCAATACCAAACCGAAGTGGGGGAGCACCGCCCCTACCGGCTCGGCCAAGCAACCCGTAAAAATAGATTCCAAAGTTTATGTTTAAATCAAGCTATAGTCCACATAATGTTACTCACACTTTGCGCAGAACAGAGCAGAATATTTACTTACTGTAACTGTTTTCCAACACAAACATTAGAAACTGTCTAATCAGAAGCAGGATAGTCACTGAATGCAGAAATCTCCTTAACGATAATCACAAACTGACTGTGTATGTTGCAAACATAAGTATTTACTAGAAGCATTCCAACGTTGATTGGTTGAATGGCATTATAAAAGATTTTATCTATGTTGGAATGATATTCACTGCTATCATCATGCTGCTATTGATGTTGAAAGCAGctttatgtgtatgtgtgtatatttttttcgtaTTTATTGTTAATTTATTGGCTAAAACTATTCAGTGTAAGTTCTATTCATATTTGTTCCGACTGTATAAAATACTTGTAGGCAAAATAGATtccttattatttttcgttaTTGTGAGGTACTCAAAAGTTTACCGATGTACTAAATGAAGTATTATGTTGAAATATAGCTGACGCTTAAGCATATTATGTCCGGAATTATTGCGTTTTGTAAGACGAAGCGGTTAAAAATGGTGGTTACAATTCAAATCGAAGAAATGACATTAAACAATAGCTATTACCATATAATTAGCATCGTTTAAAGCATACTTACCGCTAGTGTGTAAGTAAAAATAGCGAAATCTAGTGAAGGGTCTTGCAATGAAATCGTATTTGTAGGAAAGACTATAGCAAACAATTTAACACATCTGATCAATTAGTGTCCGTTATAAAACAGAAAACAATAAACTTGCAATTATAAACTAGTTCCATGTTTTATTTACTTATATGGTCATCACATTTTTACTACTCTCAGCACAACCGTCAATTGTTTCTGCCGGTGGATTAGTTATATCATGGTTTCGAAAGCTCGCATCTTCCGCACCGTGCTGTTCTTTCCGATGGTCCCGTAATGCGAAAGCCCGAGCATAGTTCGCCCCACATATTTCACAACAGTAGCTTAGCTTATTCGCTCTTTGGTGTTCTTCCATGTGCTTACGGACCATATACAAGGAACTGAACGGACGATTACATTCAGAACAGGAGAATGGTTTGGTGTGAGTTTTTTTGTGACCGTGAAGCTGAACTGATGTTTTAAAAGTTTTCGAACAGAATGTACATCGGTAGTTCCGTTCACTCGAGTGTGTTTTCAAGTGATGATTGTACGCTGATTGAACTTTAAATCTGCAAAAAGAAATTGATTCGCAAGTGAGTAAGaagtaaagaaaaaaaagtactAGGGTCGGATTTGTGTGTGCCTCCGACCCTGAAAATGTTCCATCCTTGTCAAGGGGAGTGCTAACCTGCTCTCCTTTCAAAAGACACGTTAGGAATCGAAATGGAAATGTATATAAATCGAAGTACAAATAAAACTATTCTATCGATGAGTAATGGAACATTATAAATGTGcaaattatttacagcaaagactcaaaccaaaaaaatcattaattgCATCGAATTGAGTAAATTGTTAATTGACGCTTCTCAAAGCTTCAACTTGCtaagaaaatttatcagtgctcAAAGTAATAAATTATCTGTTAATATGTGAATGAGCTATACCGCAAAGGCATACAATTTACCTCTTCTTACAGTAAGGACAAACGAAAGGCCGGGTATCCTCGTGCGTTCGAAGGTGAATGGTCAAGCAGTTGGATATGCGAAATCGCTTGCCACATATATCACAGCAATACGGTCGTTCTCCAGTATGAATCCTTTCATGTTTCACTTTTTCGTGTGGACGTTTAAACCTCCGCCCGCAATAATTACATGGGTATCCTTTACCACTCTTGTTAATTAGTAGAACACGCGAGCCTTCGCCATGACCTAGCATATGCATCTGTAAGTGTTCTTCACTATTAAACGATCTGTTACAGATATGGCAATGGTTcttcattttaatttgaaaaccAAGCATATTATTTTTGTCATGCATTTTCATGTGAAGCTTTAAACTTCTGACGCTTTTCAGCCCTGTATGACAAATTTTACACATAAAGCAAGGTAACTCCCCAGATGATTCTTCATCGTTGCTAATTTCAGTAAAGCCAAAGTTGATCTTATTGTCGTCTATTTCCTCCAATTCAATCATGATATCCTCTTCTCGATGGTACTGATTAATGTGTTCTGTTATGGAATAGAAAGTGATTCCACACGAATCACACTTATAAACTGTTGACAGATTCTCATGTGTTTGTACAACTTCTTCATGTTGTATTGTTTCACCAAAGTTAATAATTTTAACTTCTTGCAAGTTCTCTTCTAAATTTACATTATTCACACTAGCGGAGTTTTGTGTTTGCATGATCTCTTCAACACCTTGTTGTCATAAGGATCAATAATATGAATAGGTGTCTTTTGAAATCTGTGAAATAAAACCAGTCACGTTACTTTGAAATATCATTATCATCGCATCGTAGAATACAAATCACAGCGTCaatcgaaaatttatttttccacGCTGAATACTGCAAATGGATGGAGGTTTCAAAGTAGTTTATCAAACACTTTGTTTGAAATTATTCCTAACATCAATCTTTAACAAGATATAGATATAATAAAGAAAATGATACTTCAGCAAATCTTATCAACATCACTCTGCACAATCGAACCCAATATTATTGTTTTCCTAACAAACAGAGAGTCGATAAAACAGAAGTACACGCTTTCATCGATTAACAAAGAATACATTTTTAGTGCTCTACActgtaaaaataatatattaaaaatatacATTACACTGAAGAGAGTTAGTAAAATTTATCGAGTTCTGGCGAATACACGAAAATTCTCGAATATGATCTTTCCGAAATATGCAGTTAGTTATCCAAC comes from Malaya genurostris strain Urasoe2022 chromosome 3, Malgen_1.1, whole genome shotgun sequence and encodes:
- the LOC131435054 gene encoding synaptojanin-1; this encodes MALSKGFRVLEKSKPPSPHSVLLEHRNKSETLLFESQAVAVLSAQETEIVRKQYTKVLDAYGCLGVLQLNAGDSSLLYLVMVTGCFSVGKIMDSEVFRITQTQFVSLQYQPTNEDRVSEIRKVLNSGTFYFSFLNPAASSNLQQNISSYNFDITLSAQRRRRTVDTDNRFFWNRMLFIHMLRFGVECNFWLLKAMCGSVEIRTVYAGSKQARAAIISRLSCERAGTRFNVRGTNDEGCVANFVETEQCIYLESEVSSYIQTRGSVPLFWEQPGVQVGSHKVKLSRGYESSKSAFDRHMLSMKARYGKQAIINLLGTSLIGSKEGEAMLSNEFQRHHKESNHMDVPHIVFDYHQECRGGNTGALTKLKAKIDSMCADFGFFYAIGDSVFREQKGAIRTNCLDCLDRTNCVQTYLGLEVLSEQILQMTALPEKKQQINSRFEEVFRQMWINNGNEVSKIYAGTGAIQGGSKLMDGARSAARTIQNNLLDSSKQEAIDVLLVGSTLSSELADRARILLPSNMLHAPTPVLREMCRRYEEFVDPLDIRIACGTYNVNGGKHFRSVVYKDVSLADWLLDCHRLARSKSLVDVSHPEDTDETPIDIFAIGFQEIVDLNASNIVAASSDNAKAWAEELQKVISRDEEYVLLTYQQLVGVCLYIYIRPKHAQFIRDVAIDCVKTGLGGATGNKGAAAIRFVIHGTSICFVCAHFAAGQSQVAERNADYAEITRKIAFPMGRSLKSHDYIFWCGDFNYRIDMDKDELKELLKQGDIGSVLQYDQLRIQQNTGSVFNEFLEGEISFPPTYKYDLFSDDYDTSEKCRAPAWTDRVLWRRRKQSPDADKHPDWNPGNLVHYGRAELKQSDHRPVIAIIDIGICKIDQQRRSQVFNDVIRDLGPPDGTILIQATNPSNSGADSGDEDEGSIYDENLMSALIQELTQIGEVTLVRFVGDTMWVTFRDGQSALTAALKQFVQVCGVSLSIKLKTENWIQRVEKEILLCTPNTVSFCNNEMGDYNSLGIPEVPSRPKSPPTHQQAPSRPAPPGRPPMPKSPQASPKHQPTHHHHPKAGVISLGAEVLLASKLQQKPVMPPVPLVPSSTPSKTTPPIEEYASSSPITGSPVHGPTSSTGTPTQDTGAIYEEISDDIAIPEPRGPPPPPPRCDVYDLDVVSNSKPNKSSPPGTSGSSGAGSPQSSLPPGTPKTNPPPLPMRRGMPPPIPNRSGGAPPLPARPSNP
- the LOC131435055 gene encoding gastrula zinc finger protein XlCGF8.2DB-like codes for the protein MQTQNSASVNNVNLEENLQEVKIINFGETIQHEEVVQTHENLSTVYKCDSCGITFYSITEHINQYHREEDIMIELEEIDDNKINFGFTEISNDEESSGELPCFMCKICHTGLKSVRSLKLHMKMHDKNNMLGFQIKMKNHCHICNRSFNSEEHLQMHMLGHGEGSRVLLINKSGKGYPCNYCGRRFKRPHEKVKHERIHTGERPYCCDICGKRFRISNCLTIHLRTHEDTRPFVCPYCKKRFKVQSAYNHHLKTHSSERNYRCTFCSKTFKTSVQLHGHKKTHTKPFSCSECNRPFSSLYMVRKHMEEHQRANKLSYCCEICGANYARAFALRDHRKEQHGAEDASFRNHDITNPPAETIDGCAESSKNVMTI